One genomic window of Sulfurovum lithotrophicum includes the following:
- a CDS encoding NUDIX domain-containing protein, producing the protein MSTTKGSLKMQNKIEKFTLHPLEDPRFISTARATYEQNGTAKSWEIVKAHDSVAILIYHIQKDAFILVQQFRPAVYINNHDGLTVELCAGIVDKDLSLEQIAKEEIEEECGYNVPLDKIEKITSFYTSVGFAGSRQTLYYAEVDERMKVSEGGGVDAEQIEVIALPVKEAQAFIFDESIAKTPGLMFAFMWWEQRRKALLDG; encoded by the coding sequence ATGTCAACGACAAAGGGAAGTTTGAAGATGCAGAACAAGATTGAGAAATTTACTTTACATCCTCTGGAAGATCCAAGGTTCATCTCCACAGCCAGGGCAACCTATGAGCAGAACGGCACGGCAAAGAGCTGGGAGATCGTCAAAGCGCACGACAGTGTGGCTATACTCATTTATCATATTCAAAAAGATGCTTTTATTCTGGTGCAGCAGTTCCGTCCGGCTGTCTACATCAACAATCATGACGGTCTGACCGTTGAACTCTGTGCGGGTATCGTCGATAAAGACCTTTCTCTTGAACAGATCGCCAAAGAGGAGATAGAAGAGGAGTGTGGCTATAATGTACCGCTGGATAAAATAGAAAAGATCACCTCTTTTTATACCTCCGTCGGATTTGCCGGAAGCAGGCAGACCCTCTATTATGCCGAAGTTGATGAGCGTATGAAGGTGTCAGAAGGCGGTGGCGTGGATGCTGAGCAGATCGAAGTGATCGCACTTCCGGTCAAAGAGGCACAGGCTTTTATATTTGACGAGAGTATCGCCAAAACACCGGGATTGATGTTTGCGTTCATGTGGTGGGAACAAAGGCGAAAAGCGCTTTTGGATGGATAA
- a CDS encoding globin, with product MATRKEIMDLPITAVEKGKPVHFKNPPKAFYEAIGGEEGMKELMYNFYDKIYESKIAHFFPQDEEEFEEVKKKNSKFFIQICGGPKVYENESKGMELNEYMIRIHDDFSINENNRIEWLGTMREALADKAQHVDIGLIREFWEYLEAFSKLTVNNFADGSTYYAAYTQVKED from the coding sequence ATGGCTACAAGAAAAGAGATCATGGACCTGCCTATCACAGCGGTAGAGAAAGGAAAGCCCGTTCATTTCAAAAACCCACCCAAGGCATTTTATGAGGCTATCGGTGGAGAAGAAGGGATGAAGGAGCTGATGTACAACTTCTATGACAAGATATACGAAAGCAAGATCGCCCATTTCTTCCCTCAGGATGAGGAGGAGTTCGAAGAGGTCAAAAAGAAGAACAGCAAATTCTTCATCCAGATCTGCGGCGGACCAAAAGTTTATGAGAATGAGAGCAAAGGGATGGAACTCAACGAGTACATGATCCGAATCCATGATGATTTTTCTATTAACGAGAACAACCGTATAGAATGGCTTGGCACTATGCGTGAAGCATTGGCGGACAAAGCACAGCATGTCGATATTGGACTGATCAGAGAGTTTTGGGAGTATCTTGAAGCATTCTCCAAGTTGACTGTCAACAATTTTGCCGACGGAAGTACCTACTATGCAGCCTATACACAGGTGAAAGAAGACTAA
- a CDS encoding carbon-nitrogen hydrolase: MKTALIQQKFYENKEDTVRATVEKIEEAVSNGAELIVLQELHQNEYFCQSENTAFFGYASDFDADVSFWGDVAKENGIVLVTSLFEKRAPGLYHNTAVVFEKDGSVAGKYRKMHIPDDPGFYEKFYFTPGDMGFEPIDTSVGRLGVLVCWDQWYPEAARIMALKGAQLLIYPTAIGWFDEDSEEEKNRQLESWITIQRSHAIANGIPVLSCNRIGFEPDSSEVLNGIRFWGNSFVCGAQGEMLAQASNSTEEILYADVKHKRTKEVRDIWPFLRDRRIEAYDCLLKRYCD, translated from the coding sequence ATGAAAACAGCATTGATACAACAGAAATTTTATGAAAACAAAGAAGATACTGTCCGGGCTACAGTAGAAAAGATAGAAGAAGCTGTCTCCAACGGCGCAGAACTGATTGTTCTTCAGGAGCTTCATCAGAATGAATACTTTTGCCAGAGCGAAAATACCGCATTCTTTGGTTATGCTTCCGACTTCGATGCAGATGTGTCATTTTGGGGAGATGTCGCAAAGGAGAACGGCATCGTTCTTGTCACCTCGCTTTTTGAAAAACGTGCACCAGGGCTCTATCATAACACAGCCGTTGTCTTTGAAAAGGACGGCAGTGTCGCGGGGAAATACAGAAAAATGCACATTCCCGATGATCCCGGCTTTTATGAAAAGTTCTATTTCACGCCGGGAGATATGGGGTTTGAACCCATCGATACATCTGTGGGCAGACTGGGGGTTCTGGTCTGCTGGGACCAGTGGTACCCCGAAGCGGCACGCATCATGGCACTCAAAGGTGCCCAATTGCTCATCTACCCTACTGCCATAGGCTGGTTCGATGAGGACAGCGAGGAAGAGAAAAATCGGCAGCTCGAGAGCTGGATCACCATACAGCGTTCCCATGCCATCGCAAACGGCATTCCGGTACTCTCCTGCAACCGTATCGGTTTTGAACCCGATAGCAGCGAAGTGTTGAACGGAATCCGCTTCTGGGGGAACTCTTTTGTCTGCGGTGCACAGGGAGAGATGCTCGCACAGGCCAGTAACAGCACAGAGGAGATACTCTATGCCGATGTTAAACATAAACGCACCAAAGAGGTACGTGACATCTGGCCTTTTCTGCGTGATCGTCGCATTGAGGCATATGACTGCTTGCTCAAACGCTATTGTGACTGA
- a CDS encoding agmatine deiminase family protein: MTLTERRMVAEWERQRCVLMSFPHEHTDWYDPEDPSSLNEALSPFIRIAQAIAYKEAVYIICQAKEKIASMFCSTRNMTFIEIPTNDTWIRDYGYISIEEDGQTKLLDFVFDGWGGKFEAELDNSVNTLLHQKGYMGITQLEHIDFILEGGSIESDGKGTILTTSQCLCNPNRNGGSTKEEAEHKLKEYLSAKRVLWLDHGYLAGDDTDGHIDTLARFTDEATIAYVQCEDSEDEHYHALKKMEEQLRSFRQQNGNPYKLVPLPMCEAKYDKEGKRLPATYANFLITNDALVFPTYSDSQNDSKAEEILRELFPGREMIPVNCLKLIEEGGSLHCSTMQVAY; the protein is encoded by the coding sequence GTGACCTTGACTGAGAGAAGAATGGTTGCCGAATGGGAGCGTCAACGCTGCGTACTTATGTCTTTCCCCCATGAGCATACCGACTGGTACGATCCGGAAGATCCAAGCTCTCTCAATGAAGCACTCTCCCCTTTTATCCGTATCGCCCAGGCCATTGCCTACAAAGAAGCGGTTTACATCATTTGTCAGGCGAAAGAGAAGATAGCGTCTATGTTCTGCTCTACCAGGAACATGACTTTTATTGAGATACCTACCAACGATACGTGGATACGTGACTACGGATACATCAGCATAGAGGAGGATGGGCAAACAAAACTGCTCGATTTTGTCTTTGACGGATGGGGTGGAAAATTCGAAGCCGAACTTGACAATAGTGTCAATACTCTTTTACATCAAAAAGGCTATATGGGAATCACACAGCTTGAGCATATAGACTTCATACTTGAAGGCGGTTCCATAGAGAGTGACGGGAAAGGAACCATTCTGACAACGAGTCAATGCCTCTGTAATCCCAACCGTAATGGAGGATCGACAAAAGAAGAGGCAGAACACAAATTGAAAGAGTATCTCAGTGCAAAAAGGGTACTCTGGCTCGATCACGGCTATCTTGCAGGGGATGATACCGATGGCCACATCGATACACTGGCACGCTTTACTGACGAAGCTACTATTGCCTATGTTCAGTGTGAAGATTCGGAAGACGAACACTACCATGCCCTCAAAAAGATGGAGGAGCAGCTTCGAAGCTTCAGGCAGCAGAACGGCAACCCCTATAAGCTGGTCCCTCTGCCCATGTGCGAAGCCAAATATGACAAGGAGGGGAAAAGATTGCCTGCAACCTATGCCAATTTCCTCATCACGAACGATGCACTGGTATTCCCGACATACAGCGACAGTCAAAATGACAGCAAAGCGGAAGAGATATTAAGGGAATTGTTTCCGGGGAGGGAGATGATCCCGGTGAACTGCCTGAAACTCATAGAGGAGGGAGGAAGTCTCCACTGCTCTACGATGCAGGTCGCATATTAA
- a CDS encoding alanine racemase — translation MATITINKENFYHNLNQIALKTGSIDKIAIVLKDNAYGHGLEIMAFLSAEFGIRHAVVRSMEEAKNIKELFRTVLVLGDHAVKDDICSFALNCLNDIENAELGARVELKVDTGMHRNGIAPEELESALQMIQKKDLELVGVMTHFRSADEMGSELFWQQKRFESVKERVKEAGFMNVRFHSHNSAAILRTKTFDEDLVRVGIGAYGYNELPDAFDDIPLKPVLSLSAKKIATRRLKKGERVGYGGDFSAPEEMTVSTYDLGYGDGWCRGDSAHPYITAEGLPILGRVSMDFIILESEKEELVIMNDAQKAARQFGTISYEMTTALSTDIERKIVDR, via the coding sequence ATGGCAACTATTACGATCAATAAAGAAAATTTCTATCATAATCTTAACCAAATTGCATTAAAGACCGGTTCAATCGACAAGATTGCCATTGTACTAAAAGACAATGCGTATGGTCACGGCCTTGAGATTATGGCTTTCCTCTCTGCAGAGTTCGGCATCAGGCATGCAGTGGTCAGGAGTATGGAGGAAGCCAAGAATATCAAAGAACTCTTCCGGACGGTACTGGTACTGGGAGACCATGCGGTCAAAGATGATATCTGTTCTTTTGCACTCAACTGTTTGAACGACATAGAAAATGCAGAGCTGGGCGCCAGAGTGGAACTCAAGGTCGACACTGGGATGCATCGTAACGGTATCGCACCCGAAGAGTTAGAGAGTGCGTTGCAAATGATCCAAAAGAAAGATTTGGAACTTGTGGGGGTCATGACCCATTTCCGTTCGGCCGATGAGATGGGTTCAGAACTCTTTTGGCAGCAGAAGCGGTTTGAATCAGTGAAAGAGAGAGTGAAAGAGGCCGGTTTCATGAATGTACGTTTCCATTCTCACAACTCCGCGGCTATTTTGCGTACCAAAACATTCGATGAAGACCTGGTACGTGTTGGCATAGGCGCATATGGTTACAATGAACTGCCTGACGCTTTTGATGACATCCCCTTGAAACCAGTACTGTCCCTGTCTGCAAAGAAGATCGCTACCCGCAGACTTAAAAAAGGTGAAAGAGTAGGGTACGGAGGGGATTTTTCGGCACCTGAAGAGATGACCGTTTCAACCTATGACCTGGGGTATGGTGACGGCTGGTGTCGCGGTGACAGCGCCCATCCGTATATCACAGCAGAAGGATTGCCTATCTTGGGGCGTGTCTCCATGGATTTCATTATTCTGGAATCTGAAAAAGAGGAGCTTGTTATTATGAATGATGCCCAAAAAGCCGCCAGACAGTTCGGTACGATCTCTTATGAAATGACAACGGCTTTAAGTACAGATATTGAAAGAAAGATCGTTGATCGCTAA
- a CDS encoding ABC1 kinase family protein: protein MNLSNYSPGRVKKVFVFLLTVYLLIKKKERFLFMRPLSPSELRESINELGASFIKLAQVLATRADFFNDAYLSELRSLHDEIPPMSHRNFKKVYDRAFGSSKPFERFNEVPIASASIGEVHEAWLKSGEHVAVKLRRWQIEEQVKADIRILTFFNRIFRPLFSHYTKNSIDSLIAEFSDMILKEVSFTNELSNLKSFNMVYEKSGVIFPVPYEAHCCDDAIVMSFEKGIRFDDKEALLNNRIDFQTAMHKLIEFYTEQMLINGYFHADPHPGNLLIREDGQLVLLDFGMVKRISNPARIAIIEMVKSAHEQDFELYISSCKRLGVITYEAPQDQMTELAQKMFEIFNDDSLDATSMQELAFGVMASMRDFPFKLPQEAIYIMRASAIIEGLGTIYIPNFNGVKDILPLLQKNIPKALGADSGILETVIDEAGSLPLTLRQIKTGIQKISEDELRVHLSERQLEWLESRLANRLNSLKLSFVLILLAFFILLIDPTYKMAAIILFATGAVRLLYK from the coding sequence TTGAACCTTTCAAATTATTCGCCCGGACGGGTCAAAAAAGTTTTTGTTTTTCTGCTGACAGTTTATCTGCTGATCAAAAAGAAAGAGCGTTTTCTTTTTATGCGCCCGCTTTCTCCTTCCGAGTTGAGGGAGAGCATCAACGAACTGGGTGCGAGTTTCATCAAACTGGCACAGGTACTGGCCACAAGAGCCGACTTCTTCAATGATGCCTACCTGTCCGAGTTGCGTTCCCTGCACGACGAGATCCCTCCCATGTCTCACAGGAACTTCAAAAAAGTCTATGACCGTGCTTTTGGGAGCAGTAAGCCCTTTGAACGTTTCAACGAAGTACCCATCGCCAGCGCTTCCATAGGGGAAGTGCATGAGGCTTGGCTCAAAAGTGGAGAACATGTGGCGGTCAAACTGCGCCGCTGGCAGATCGAAGAGCAGGTCAAAGCGGATATCCGGATATTAACTTTTTTCAACCGGATCTTCCGTCCGCTTTTTTCACACTACACCAAGAACTCCATCGATTCGCTCATAGCTGAATTTTCCGATATGATCCTCAAAGAGGTCAGCTTCACCAATGAACTCTCCAATCTCAAAAGTTTCAATATGGTCTACGAGAAAAGCGGTGTCATTTTCCCTGTTCCCTATGAGGCACACTGCTGCGATGATGCCATTGTAATGAGCTTTGAAAAGGGCATCCGCTTCGACGACAAAGAGGCGCTTCTGAACAACAGGATCGACTTTCAGACCGCCATGCACAAACTGATAGAGTTCTACACTGAGCAGATGCTGATCAACGGTTACTTCCATGCAGACCCGCACCCGGGCAATCTTCTGATCCGCGAAGACGGACAACTGGTACTTTTGGATTTCGGGATGGTCAAGCGTATCAGCAATCCCGCCCGTATCGCGATCATCGAAATGGTCAAATCCGCCCATGAGCAGGATTTTGAACTTTACATTTCCAGCTGCAAACGCCTGGGGGTCATCACCTATGAAGCACCTCAGGACCAGATGACCGAACTTGCACAGAAAATGTTTGAGATATTCAACGACGATTCGCTCGATGCGACAAGCATGCAGGAACTTGCTTTCGGCGTTATGGCATCGATGCGGGATTTCCCGTTCAAACTGCCGCAGGAAGCGATCTACATCATGCGTGCCAGTGCCATTATCGAAGGTCTGGGGACCATCTATATCCCCAATTTCAACGGTGTCAAAGACATTCTCCCCCTGCTCCAGAAGAACATCCCAAAAGCACTGGGAGCAGATAGCGGCATACTCGAAACGGTTATAGATGAAGCGGGATCACTTCCCCTGACACTCAGGCAGATCAAAACCGGGATACAGAAGATCAGTGAGGATGAGCTGCGGGTTCATTTGAGCGAAAGGCAGTTGGAATGGCTTGAGAGCCGTTTAGCTAATCGTCTCAATTCGCTTAAACTCTCGTTTGTGCTGATCTTGCTCGCGTTTTTCATTCTGTTGATCGATCCTACCTACAAAATGGCAGCGATCATACTCTTTGCCACAGGAGCGGTCAGACTGCTTTATAAATAG
- a CDS encoding phasin family protein yields MLKDLFYIGLGGALLAKEKVEKELNELVEKGKLNKEEAQKLIDKAKAKGEDEEKEFKSKLKEAIREVLEEMDLATKADIEALNKEKEKKK; encoded by the coding sequence ATGTTAAAAGATCTATTTTACATTGGCCTGGGCGGTGCGCTTCTGGCGAAGGAAAAAGTTGAGAAAGAGCTCAATGAGCTGGTTGAAAAGGGCAAACTGAACAAAGAAGAGGCTCAAAAGCTGATCGACAAGGCCAAAGCCAAAGGCGAAGATGAAGAAAAGGAGTTCAAGTCCAAACTCAAAGAGGCGATCCGTGAAGTCCTTGAAGAGATGGACCTGGCTACCAAAGCCGATATAGAAGCACTGAACAAAGAGAAAGAGAAAAAAAAGTAA
- a CDS encoding Fic family protein — translation MQDEKIWIWQDDNYPHFRYNKDVLNKSLLSVSQNSGRLDGILTMLGVQKSNALKVESSINEIVTSSQIEGEVLDRQSVRSSILKKMAGSVTKKDTSTKHTDGLVAMFMDSSTNNSPLTVERLNGWHNTLFPDGYSGLYKINVAKFREEEMSVVSYKGGREQTHYIAPPPDILDKEMDVFLAFVNTSTEEPYTKAAIAHFWFVTIHPYDDGNGRIARAITNYVLSKELGLNDGYYSISTAIVEDKKSYYELLEHSQKLIYNKSLEITEWILWHTDMINKAIEISLQQVQTAIQKANFWDRAREYSLNTRQIKVLNKLLDAGEDGFEGGLNTKKYISIAKTSTATAKRDIADLVSKNLIEQVEGTAGRNVRYVVQLMN, via the coding sequence ATGCAAGATGAAAAAATATGGATATGGCAAGATGATAACTATCCTCATTTCAGATACAATAAGGATGTATTGAATAAAAGCTTATTGTCTGTGAGTCAAAACAGCGGCAGACTAGATGGCATACTTACCATGCTCGGAGTTCAAAAAAGCAATGCTCTTAAAGTGGAATCTTCTATCAATGAAATAGTTACCTCCTCTCAAATAGAAGGAGAGGTTTTAGATCGTCAGAGTGTTCGTTCATCTATTTTAAAAAAGATGGCTGGTAGCGTTACAAAAAAAGATACTTCTACTAAACACACAGATGGACTTGTGGCTATGTTTATGGATAGCAGTACAAATAACTCGCCACTAACAGTTGAACGTCTCAATGGATGGCATAATACGCTGTTTCCTGATGGATATAGTGGATTGTATAAAATAAATGTGGCTAAATTTAGAGAAGAGGAGATGTCTGTTGTCTCCTATAAGGGTGGCAGAGAACAGACACACTACATTGCACCACCGCCAGATATTTTAGATAAAGAGATGGATGTTTTTTTAGCGTTTGTAAACACAAGTACAGAAGAACCTTACACTAAAGCCGCAATAGCCCACTTTTGGTTTGTGACTATACACCCTTATGATGATGGAAATGGTAGAATTGCAAGAGCAATAACAAACTATGTATTATCAAAAGAGCTTGGATTAAATGATGGGTACTACTCCATATCTACAGCCATAGTAGAGGATAAAAAGAGCTACTATGAGCTTTTGGAACATAGTCAAAAACTTATATATAATAAAAGTCTAGAGATAACAGAGTGGATATTATGGCATACAGATATGATAAACAAAGCTATAGAAATATCACTACAGCAGGTTCAAACAGCCATACAAAAAGCCAATTTTTGGGATAGAGCAAGAGAGTATTCACTTAACACTCGCCAAATAAAAGTGCTCAATAAGTTATTGGATGCAGGAGAAGATGGTTTCGAGGGTGGTCTAAATACAAAAAAATATATCTCCATAGCCAAAACTTCTACCGCCACAGCCAAGAGAGACATCGCTGATCTGGTCTCAAAAAACCTCATAGAACAAGTAGAGGGAACGGCTGGTAGAAATGTGAGATATGTTGTTCAGTTAATGAATTGA
- a CDS encoding IS3 family transposase (programmed frameshift), protein MKKRFSEEQIVKILQEAQIADTQREIIRKYNISEQTFYKWKRTYGGMSVSEVKRLKELEKENAKLKKLLAEQMLVNEALKEITEKKWLTPAARREAVRMMMDHQISQRRACKEIGLSRSLLVYEPKQPAKDRPLMESVKSLSETYPRFGYRRIAVMLGWQQPEEHVNVKRVYRIWKMLNLQLPKRRPRRKRPGTDPMKLLSQHTNHVWSYDFISDRAANGQKLKILVVVDEYTRECLALEVATSIRANHLIKTLGRLMTLYGRPKFIRSDNGPEFTAKALIKWLTEHNIGPAFIKPGSPWQNAYVESFNGKFRDECLSREWFLNRKEAQVIIEKWRYSYNHERPHSALDNQPPSKVSGRQNAA, encoded by the exons ATGAAGAAACGATTCAGCGAAGAGCAGATCGTCAAGATTTTGCAAGAGGCTCAGATAGCGGATACCCAACGAGAGATTATCCGAAAGTACAATATCAGTGAACAGACTTTTTATAAGTGGAAACGTACCTATGGCGGTATGAGTGTTTCCGAAGTAAAACGACTCAAAGAGCTGGAAAAAGAGAATGCCAAACTGAAAAAGCTTTTGGCCGAACAGATGCTTGTCAATGAAGCACTCAAGGAGATCACGGAAAAAAAGTGGT TAACGCCTGCTGCAAGACGTGAAGCTGTCAGAATGATGATGGATCATCAGATATCCCAGCGGCGGGCGTGCAAAGAGATCGGCCTGAGCCGTTCTCTATTGGTCTATGAGCCAAAGCAGCCAGCAAAAGACAGGCCTTTGATGGAATCGGTCAAAAGCCTTAGCGAAACCTATCCACGGTTCGGTTACAGACGTATTGCCGTAATGCTGGGTTGGCAACAACCAGAAGAACATGTGAACGTCAAACGGGTATACAGGATATGGAAGATGCTAAACCTCCAACTGCCAAAGAGACGGCCACGAAGGAAAAGACCCGGTACCGATCCCATGAAGCTGCTCTCCCAACATACAAACCATGTATGGAGTTATGACTTTATCAGTGACCGTGCTGCCAATGGCCAGAAACTGAAGATCCTTGTGGTGGTAGATGAATATACCAGAGAATGCCTGGCACTTGAAGTAGCCACATCGATCAGAGCCAACCATCTCATTAAAACCCTTGGAAGGCTGATGACACTGTATGGTAGACCAAAGTTTATCCGTTCGGACAATGGTCCGGAGTTTACAGCAAAAGCACTGATCAAATGGCTGACAGAGCACAATATCGGTCCTGCATTCATCAAACCCGGCTCTCCCTGGCAAAATGCCTATGTTGAAAGCTTCAATGGAAAGTTCCGGGATGAGTGTTTGAGCAGAGAGTGGTTCCTAAACAGAAAAGAAGCACAGGTCATCATAGAAAAGTGGCGTTACAGCTATAATCATGAACGACCTCACAGTGCACTGGATAACCAGCCACCATCAAAAGTTTCAGGCAGACAAAATGCTGCTTGA
- a CDS encoding ABC-three component system middle component 6, whose amino-acid sequence MVMGDKIFKIEDALIVIGSEVVNVLQKYGSMRLDDIFLYVKDNYVKDIKFDRLIYTVDFLYMIGKINIKEDDILELL is encoded by the coding sequence ATGGTAATGGGTGATAAAATATTTAAAATTGAAGATGCTTTAATTGTAATAGGGTCAGAAGTTGTTAATGTACTTCAAAAATATGGCTCTATGAGGCTTGATGATATTTTTTTATATGTAAAAGATAATTATGTAAAAGATATTAAGTTTGATAGATTGATATATACTGTAGATTTTCTTTATATGATAGGGAAAATAAATATAAAAGAAGATGATATATTGGAGTTATTATGA
- a CDS encoding DUF2326 domain-containing protein: protein MKLLQITSNNSKFSTIEFKDGLNLIVGTKIDKDKKETSNGVGKTMSIQLINYLLAGQNKLLDQVLQNLTTSVTLQLKIKDEIHQISRDGKIISLDEEELKLKDLKDFLNKSVDNDRFTFRDLFVRFNRQSYEKATAQISTEEAFKNNAINAWLLGLDIHYIDKKKELYNKQQALKQIIAYLKELQETVNKEEIYEIKEKLEKIEKDIENFEIAEDYYQIKEKADELTLQLRDSENRLSMLRRDLNLREELIRVNKQEDVDINRVERIYNEAKFFLDDKVIKHLEAVKEFHNTLFENRKKKAKEEIEILIKEIEIEKQRIESLDKERSKLLQYLESKGALEEYNKLLRYRDELKNKLQDLEAKEKEKERYEEEKQQLKLEIDKFELELIKASKTMKSQFGSLATKFRDISNKFYEKPGYLDIDINSTMKAKYVYKIDPKIQADESSGIGMMKIFIYDMLTYDLNSNLIGFSSHDNILYDVVDERQIATALDYAKNNASQYICSISDTKFQGALEYANKVDKNDVILELNEHKKLFGIDF, encoded by the coding sequence ATGAAGCTTCTACAAATTACAAGTAATAATTCAAAGTTTTCTACTATTGAGTTTAAAGATGGGCTAAATTTAATTGTCGGTACAAAAATTGATAAAGATAAGAAAGAAACATCTAATGGTGTTGGAAAAACAATGTCAATTCAACTTATAAATTATTTGCTTGCTGGGCAAAATAAATTACTTGATCAAGTGTTGCAAAATTTAACAACTTCAGTTACCCTACAACTTAAGATTAAAGATGAAATACACCAAATTTCAAGAGACGGGAAGATCATATCATTAGACGAAGAGGAATTAAAGCTAAAAGACTTAAAAGATTTTTTGAATAAAAGTGTTGATAATGATAGATTTACTTTTCGTGATTTGTTCGTGAGATTTAATAGGCAATCTTATGAAAAAGCAACGGCACAAATTTCTACGGAAGAAGCTTTTAAAAATAATGCTATAAATGCTTGGTTATTGGGATTAGATATTCATTATATTGACAAGAAAAAAGAGCTTTATAACAAGCAACAAGCTTTAAAACAAATTATTGCCTATTTAAAAGAGCTTCAAGAGACCGTAAATAAAGAAGAGATTTATGAAATAAAAGAAAAGTTAGAAAAAATTGAAAAAGATATAGAAAATTTTGAAATAGCTGAAGATTATTATCAAATAAAAGAAAAAGCTGATGAATTAACATTACAGCTTAGAGATTCTGAAAATAGATTATCTATGTTAAGAAGGGATTTGAATTTAAGAGAAGAGCTTATCCGTGTAAACAAGCAAGAAGATGTTGATATAAATAGAGTTGAAAGAATTTATAATGAAGCTAAATTCTTTTTAGATGATAAAGTTATTAAACATCTTGAGGCAGTAAAAGAATTTCATAATACATTATTTGAGAATAGAAAGAAAAAAGCTAAAGAAGAGATTGAAATTTTAATAAAAGAAATTGAAATTGAAAAACAACGAATAGAATCACTAGATAAAGAAAGATCTAAATTGCTTCAATATTTAGAATCTAAAGGAGCTCTTGAAGAGTATAATAAATTATTAAGATATAGAGATGAATTAAAGAATAAGCTTCAAGATCTTGAAGCTAAAGAGAAAGAAAAAGAGAGGTATGAAGAGGAAAAGCAGCAGTTAAAACTTGAAATTGATAAGTTTGAACTTGAACTTATAAAAGCATCAAAAACAATGAAGTCTCAATTTGGATCTCTTGCAACTAAATTTAGGGATATATCAAATAAGTTCTATGAAAAACCAGGGTATCTTGACATAGATATAAATTCTACAATGAAAGCTAAATATGTATATAAAATCGATCCTAAAATACAAGCTGATGAAAGTAGTGGAATAGGAATGATGAAAATATTTATTTACGATATGCTTACCTATGATTTGAATTCTAATTTAATAGGCTTTTCAAGTCATGATAATATACTATATGATGTTGTTGATGAAAGGCAAATAGCAACAGCTCTTGATTATGCAAAAAATAATGCCAGTCAATATATATGTTCAATTAGTGATACAAAATTCCAAGGAGCTCTTGAGTATGCTAATAAAGTAGATAAAAATGATGTAATATTGGAATTAAATGAGCATAAAAAACTATTTGGTATAGATTTCTGA